In the genome of Staphylococcus durrellii, one region contains:
- a CDS encoding BCCT family transporter — protein MRLNKLTVVFWVALAICTLFVVYGAIWPKQLESETQAITNFIAVNFGWYYLLLVLVILIVCVYLLFSRYSSITLGEEGEEPEFSLKSWFAMLFSAGMGMGLVFWTTAEPISHAYTLTPVHKAGTQTAINDAMQFAFFHWGIHAWGVYAIVALVFAYFNFHKGYPGLVSATLTPIFGSKMMRGPIGGAIDVLAIIATVTGVAATLGFGALQINQGLHFLFRTPSNFGMQVAIIVIATILFTWSAWSGIDKGIKSLSNINMVLAFIVLLGLFLVGPTLQILNTFTNALGDYIFNFFKMSLRIPQSGGEKFQWVQQWTLFYWAWWISWAPFVGIFISRVSRGRTIKEFILGVLFVPALVCFIFFAVFGASAIFVQQQGIANIAKEATETATFATLEHFPLGFILSILTLVVIMIFFVTSADSATYVLGMLSSKGEINPSGIVKVSWGIILALFAIIMIYTGGTQSIQNLLIIAALPFSVVIIFMMWALFKSLALEKPRHQKNKFYVGDEKLLHYRQVNQKDTTDNADKQQ, from the coding sequence ATGCGTTTGAATAAATTAACTGTAGTGTTTTGGGTTGCCCTAGCAATTTGTACATTATTTGTTGTTTATGGTGCAATATGGCCTAAACAATTAGAATCGGAAACTCAAGCAATTACAAATTTCATAGCAGTAAATTTTGGTTGGTATTACTTATTGTTAGTTTTAGTAATACTTATTGTATGTGTATATTTATTATTTTCTAGATATTCTTCAATTACATTGGGAGAAGAAGGTGAAGAGCCCGAGTTCTCACTTAAATCATGGTTTGCCATGTTGTTTAGTGCCGGGATGGGCATGGGACTTGTCTTTTGGACAACAGCTGAACCTATTAGCCATGCGTATACGTTAACACCGGTACACAAGGCTGGTACACAGACGGCTATTAACGATGCAATGCAGTTTGCATTTTTCCATTGGGGGATTCATGCATGGGGTGTATACGCAATCGTTGCCCTAGTGTTTGCTTATTTTAATTTTCATAAAGGCTATCCTGGTCTCGTGAGTGCCACGCTCACACCTATTTTTGGTAGTAAAATGATGAGAGGACCTATTGGTGGTGCAATCGATGTATTAGCAATAATTGCGACCGTTACAGGTGTGGCAGCGACATTAGGCTTTGGTGCACTTCAAATTAATCAAGGATTACACTTTTTATTTAGAACACCATCTAACTTTGGTATGCAGGTAGCGATTATCGTCATAGCTACAATATTATTTACTTGGTCTGCATGGTCAGGCATTGATAAAGGTATTAAAAGTTTAAGTAATATTAATATGGTGTTAGCATTTATTGTCTTACTAGGATTATTCTTAGTAGGCCCGACACTACAAATATTAAATACGTTTACAAATGCGCTTGGTGATTATATTTTCAATTTCTTCAAGATGAGTTTACGTATTCCGCAAAGTGGCGGAGAAAAATTCCAATGGGTCCAACAATGGACATTGTTCTATTGGGCATGGTGGATTTCGTGGGCACCATTCGTAGGTATCTTTATCTCACGTGTATCTCGTGGTAGAACGATTAAAGAATTTATTTTAGGTGTCTTATTTGTACCAGCACTTGTTTGTTTTATATTTTTTGCAGTATTTGGCGCTTCTGCGATTTTCGTACAACAACAAGGCATTGCCAATATTGCTAAGGAAGCAACTGAAACAGCGACATTCGCAACGTTAGAACATTTTCCATTAGGCTTTATACTGAGTATTCTAACGCTCGTTGTTATCATGATATTCTTCGTAACATCTGCGGATTCTGCGACATACGTATTAGGCATGTTAAGCTCTAAAGGTGAAATTAACCCATCAGGTATCGTGAAGGTAAGTTGGGGCATTATTTTAGCCTTATTTGCAATTATTATGATTTATACTGGCGGTACGCAATCTATTCAAAACCTATTGATTATTGCAGCTTTACCATTTTCAGTCGTCATTATCTTTATGATGTGGGCATTGTTCAAATCCCTTGCCTTAGAAAAACCACGACATCAAAAAAATAAATTTTATGTTGGTGACGAAAAATTATTACATTACCGTCAAGTGAATCAAAAGGATACAACTGACAATGCGGATAAGCAGCAATAA
- a CDS encoding YbgA family protein codes for MKERGYIERLWREEKYRVLTHSKQHYDEIRELLKQGPSYETVEEKINEALKIKPTTGSIVNAYDHMWGYFKNSATTDEKEQYLTLKRQFQDNQIEVTQLQQFLKNLAYQYEVQYLIESTALHR; via the coding sequence ATGAAAGAACGAGGATATATAGAACGTTTATGGAGAGAAGAAAAATATCGTGTGCTAACTCATAGTAAACAACATTATGATGAGATACGTGAGTTACTTAAACAAGGTCCTTCATACGAAACAGTTGAAGAAAAAATTAATGAGGCTTTAAAAATCAAACCGACAACAGGGTCTATAGTTAATGCCTATGACCATATGTGGGGTTATTTTAAAAATAGTGCTACAACTGATGAAAAGGAACAATATTTAACGTTGAAGCGGCAGTTCCAAGATAATCAAATTGAAGTAACACAGCTGCAACAGTTTTTGAAAAATTTAGCATATCAGTATGAAGTGCAATATTTAATAGAAAGTACAGCTTTACATAGATAG
- a CDS encoding cryptochrome/photolyase family protein — MNLGVILNRVFRINDNPLFHYINEHKDSIEQLAILIPIENMDDVSKTKQQYYYDVVGSFIEALKQYNIQPFIISYDELEELCRSIELTHVLLAKDIMSYNNEENDYPHISTRLKKQNIEIIGRRVNHYLQPSLTFNKQQEPYKVFTSFYKANRDKIVKKPTYNDNLNNISDLCVKGENKTKITFNPDKNLEQQSIKAWQTFLKNDIGYYASNRDDVAQAYVSGMSIDLAYGLLDITMVMNDLLENYPNDEENYEAYIRELMFREFYYVLMTQFPNTAHQSFNEKYRKLSWSYNKKNFKAWTEGRTGYPLVDAAMRKLNRTGHMHNRLRMVVSQFLTKDLFIDWTWGEAYFKQHLIDYDNASNVHGWQWSASTGTDAVPYFRMFNPSTQGERFDKNGYFIKEELPIFDDVQPKYIHHPMSYATKLQEEYGIELGKDYPKELVDHKTSREHVMTKFKNVGK, encoded by the coding sequence ATGAATTTAGGCGTTATTTTAAATCGTGTATTTAGGATAAATGACAATCCATTATTTCATTATATTAATGAACATAAAGATAGTATTGAACAACTTGCGATATTAATACCTATTGAAAACATGGACGATGTTAGTAAAACGAAACAACAATATTATTATGATGTTGTTGGTAGCTTTATTGAGGCATTAAAGCAGTACAATATTCAGCCATTTATAATATCTTACGATGAACTAGAAGAATTATGTCGTAGCATAGAACTAACACACGTATTACTTGCTAAGGATATTATGAGCTACAATAATGAAGAAAATGATTATCCACATATTAGCACTAGATTAAAAAAACAGAATATCGAAATTATAGGTAGAAGAGTTAACCATTACTTACAACCATCACTAACTTTTAATAAGCAACAAGAACCGTATAAGGTTTTTACAAGTTTTTATAAAGCAAACAGAGATAAGATAGTGAAAAAACCTACATATAACGATAACCTTAACAATATAAGTGACCTTTGTGTTAAAGGTGAAAACAAGACTAAAATTACATTTAATCCCGATAAAAATCTTGAACAACAGTCTATTAAAGCATGGCAAACATTCTTAAAAAATGATATAGGATATTACGCCTCAAATAGAGATGACGTAGCACAAGCATATGTTAGTGGCATGAGTATTGATTTAGCATATGGTTTACTAGATATTACTATGGTAATGAATGATCTATTGGAAAATTATCCGAACGATGAGGAGAATTATGAAGCTTATATTAGAGAGTTAATGTTTCGAGAATTTTACTATGTATTGATGACCCAATTTCCCAACACAGCACATCAATCATTTAATGAGAAATACCGTAAGTTGAGTTGGTCTTATAATAAAAAGAATTTTAAAGCTTGGACTGAGGGTAGAACAGGATATCCTCTAGTTGATGCTGCGATGCGCAAATTAAATAGAACGGGTCATATGCACAACCGCTTAAGAATGGTAGTATCACAATTTTTAACTAAAGACTTATTTATAGATTGGACTTGGGGAGAAGCATATTTCAAACAACACTTGATAGATTACGATAACGCATCAAATGTCCACGGTTGGCAATGGTCGGCCTCTACCGGTACTGATGCTGTGCCTTATTTTAGAATGTTTAATCCAAGTACACAAGGTGAGCGTTTCGATAAAAATGGCTATTTTATTAAAGAAGAATTACCAATATTTGATGATGTCCAACCAAAATATATACATCACCCTATGTCTTATGCAACAAAGCTACAAGAAGAATACGGTATAGAATTAGGGAAAGACTATCCGAAAGAACTCGTTGATCACAAAACAAGTAGAGAGCACGTAATGACAAAATTTAAAAATGTAGGAAAATAG
- a CDS encoding transglycosylase family protein, which produces MKKTVLTSTLALGLGVTGLATGHHASAAETTGADHAQLAQLAQNNPSQLDAKPVQEGSYNISFTQNGTSYHFSSNGKSWTWGFGGGSDQSSNSEQAQPQQKQQTEQTQQPKQQQAPQTEQTQQGAQQTQQQEQPKQQQAPQTEQTQQESTSSSSNSSSSDDSGSSVNVNSHLQQIAQRESGGDIHATNASSGASGKYQFLQTTWDSVAPSQYQGQPASSAPESVQDAAAVKLYNSAGASQWVTA; this is translated from the coding sequence ATGAAAAAAACAGTATTAACTTCAACATTAGCTTTAGGATTGGGTGTAACAGGATTAGCGACAGGACATCATGCAAGTGCAGCAGAAACAACTGGAGCTGACCACGCACAATTAGCACAATTAGCACAAAATAATCCATCTCAATTAGACGCAAAACCTGTTCAAGAAGGTTCATATAATATAAGCTTTACTCAAAATGGTACAAGCTATCACTTCTCTTCAAATGGTAAGAGCTGGACTTGGGGATTTGGTGGAGGTTCTGACCAATCATCAAATAGTGAACAAGCTCAACCACAACAAAAACAACAAACTGAACAAACACAACAACCTAAACAACAACAAGCGCCTCAAACTGAACAAACACAACAAGGTGCTCAACAAACACAACAACAAGAACAACCTAAACAACAACAAGCACCTCAAACTGAACAAACACAACAAGAATCTACATCAAGTTCAAGTAATTCAAGCTCAAGTGACGACAGTGGTTCTTCAGTAAATGTTAACAGTCACTTACAACAAATTGCTCAACGTGAATCAGGTGGCGACATCCATGCTACAAATGCATCTTCAGGTGCATCAGGTAAATATCAATTCTTACAAACTACATGGGATTCAGTAGCACCTTCTCAATATCAAGGTCAACCAGCTTCATCAGCACCTGAATCAGTACAAGACGCAGCAGCTGTTAAATTATACAACTCTGCTGGTGCTTCACAATGGGTAACTGCATAA
- a CDS encoding DUF979 domain-containing protein: MSSQTLNTLLEIFYVLIGLQLFYTSYRTLTAQDNRKKYGTSLFWIILGVLFIFGPYIPNSINGVLILCMGALTLFKQVAIKNIVDVTDKEVEQGASKYGNKLFIPAIILAVVAVVVSNWTPLGGAVGLGVASIVGIIAAVMVIKPKASYILYDSDRLTQQVGTVGILPQFLAALGVLFTVSGVGSVISKGISTFLPEGNHLIGVTAYILGMVLFTMLMGNAFAAFTVITASIGMPFVISQGGDPAIAGALAMTGGFCGTLLTPMAANFNTLPVALLEMKEEFGVIKAQVPIAISLIIIHIVLMYFWAF; this comes from the coding sequence ATGAGTAGTCAGACTTTAAATACCTTATTAGAAATTTTTTATGTATTAATTGGTTTACAATTGTTCTATACGTCTTACCGTACGCTAACAGCTCAAGATAATAGAAAAAAATATGGAACGTCGCTTTTTTGGATTATATTAGGTGTATTATTTATTTTTGGACCATACATACCGAATAGTATTAATGGTGTTTTGATATTATGTATGGGTGCATTAACGTTATTTAAACAAGTTGCTATTAAAAATATTGTAGATGTTACAGATAAAGAGGTAGAACAAGGTGCATCAAAATATGGCAACAAGTTATTTATTCCGGCGATTATTTTAGCAGTCGTAGCAGTCGTAGTATCCAATTGGACACCACTCGGAGGCGCAGTTGGATTAGGCGTAGCATCTATCGTAGGTATTATTGCAGCGGTAATGGTTATTAAACCTAAAGCATCATACATATTATATGATAGTGATAGACTTACGCAACAGGTCGGTACAGTAGGTATTTTGCCTCAATTTTTAGCCGCATTAGGCGTCCTATTTACGGTTAGTGGAGTAGGAAGTGTGATTTCAAAAGGGATATCGACATTTTTACCAGAAGGCAATCACTTGATAGGTGTGACGGCTTATATCTTAGGTATGGTCTTATTTACGATGTTGATGGGGAATGCATTTGCTGCGTTTACGGTTATTACGGCAAGTATTGGTATGCCGTTCGTCATTTCACAAGGAGGAGATCCAGCAATAGCTGGAGCTTTAGCTATGACAGGAGGGTTTTGTGGTACTTTATTAACACCAATGGCTGCTAACTTTAACACATTGCCTGTAGCTTTACTAGAAATGAAAGAAGAGTTTGGCGTAATAAAAGCGCAAGTACCTATTGCTATATCATTAATCATCATACATATCGTACTGATGTATTTTTGGGCATTTTAA
- a CDS encoding glycosyltransferase family 2 protein has product MFRYRRRITFEHNPADFYEATIIIPARNEATNLPHLLTSLNKYEGIEIIVMDDQSTDNTKDIAKSYGVKVYDMPQNKEWQGKSYVCWEGAKKAQYSLLLFLDADVRLAQRYSLEHIFHKYKHQNYRGLLTIQPYHRINKLYENFSAIFNLMTVIGLNVFSYNTTPDDEKGAFGPILCTNKADYIKTKGHYNARHSIIEGFAISKAYNKMHLPVELYEGVGVADFRMYPNGLSELIGGWSKHIAAGSSMTKKSVIRLILTWLSGSVLSLIILILSMTFNIGQVLFCVALYTIYSLQFTLFMRRIGNFNVFVLFLLHPFLFLFFIVIFAKSWIDINLIKTVKWKGRKIKTK; this is encoded by the coding sequence ATGTTTCGCTACAGGCGTCGTATTACGTTCGAACATAATCCTGCTGACTTTTATGAAGCAACCATCATTATCCCAGCACGTAATGAAGCAACAAATTTACCCCATTTACTTACTTCTTTAAATAAATATGAAGGTATAGAAATTATTGTAATGGATGACCAATCCACAGATAATACTAAAGATATTGCTAAAAGTTATGGAGTAAAAGTATATGATATGCCTCAAAATAAGGAATGGCAAGGTAAATCATATGTTTGTTGGGAAGGTGCCAAAAAAGCACAGTACTCTTTATTATTATTTTTAGATGCTGACGTGCGATTAGCACAACGTTATAGTCTTGAACATATTTTCCATAAATATAAGCATCAAAATTATAGAGGATTACTTACTATTCAGCCTTATCACCGTATTAATAAATTATACGAAAACTTTTCAGCTATCTTTAATCTAATGACAGTAATTGGTTTAAATGTGTTTTCATATAACACAACGCCGGATGATGAAAAAGGTGCTTTTGGCCCTATTTTATGTACTAATAAAGCAGACTACATTAAAACCAAGGGACATTATAATGCACGTCATTCAATTATAGAAGGGTTTGCCATAAGTAAGGCATATAATAAAATGCACTTACCTGTTGAACTGTATGAAGGTGTGGGGGTAGCAGATTTTCGAATGTATCCTAATGGGCTGAGTGAACTTATTGGTGGTTGGTCTAAGCATATCGCTGCTGGATCGAGTATGACAAAGAAATCAGTAATACGGCTTATATTAACTTGGCTAAGCGGTTCAGTTTTAAGCTTAATAATTCTTATATTATCAATGACTTTCAATATTGGACAAGTACTTTTTTGCGTAGCGTTATACACAATATATAGTTTGCAATTTACATTGTTTATGCGAAGAATAGGTAACTTTAATGTATTTGTGTTGTTTTTACTTCATCCTTTCTTATTTCTATTCTTTATAGTGATATTTGCCAAATCGTGGATTGATATAAATTTAATAAAAACAGTGAAATGGAAAGGCAGAAAGATTAAAACTAAATAA
- a CDS encoding phytoene desaturase family protein: MNIGIIGAGVTGLAAAARLSAQGHDVVLYEKNEQVGGRMSQIQSKGYTFDMGPTIVMMPEIYRDVFKYAHKSIDDYLDMNQLAHIYDVYFSKDDKVTVPTDLAELQHTLESLEPGSTHGFMSFLTDIYKRYEIARKHFLERTFRKPSDFFNLHTLYQGLRLKTFNNASDLISDYVDNEKIQKLLAFQTLYIGIDPKRTPSLYTMIPMVEMMFGVHYIKGGMYQYTKALEQLNYDLGTEIITEAPIDEIIIDSRYKRAEGLKVNGEIKKFDKILCTADFPYAVQNLISEPNALKNYSTDKIEKMDYSCSAFLLYMGIDKDLSDDILIHNVIFSEGFDQNIDEIFNGKMPEDPSIYVYAPSVVDPSLAPQGKTALYILMPISELKIGEMDWSNPETIEHTKQLIYNKLSTIDSLKDVQEHIETEIAFTPQDFESRYNAKFGSAFGLMPTLAQSNYYRPPNVSWDYDNLYFAGASAHPGSGVPIVLTSAKITVEAMLEDIE; the protein is encoded by the coding sequence TTGAATATTGGAATTATAGGCGCAGGTGTAACGGGTTTAGCAGCCGCGGCAAGATTGTCCGCACAAGGTCATGATGTCGTGCTATATGAAAAAAATGAACAAGTTGGCGGAAGAATGAGTCAAATTCAAAGTAAAGGCTACACTTTTGATATGGGGCCTACGATCGTAATGATGCCAGAAATATATCGAGATGTTTTTAAATATGCACATAAAAGCATAGATGATTACCTTGATATGAACCAATTAGCACATATTTACGATGTTTACTTTAGTAAAGATGATAAAGTGACTGTGCCTACGGATTTAGCTGAATTGCAGCACACTTTAGAAAGTTTAGAACCTGGATCAACACATGGTTTTATGTCATTTTTAACCGACATATATAAAAGATATGAAATCGCACGTAAGCATTTTTTAGAACGTACATTTAGAAAACCTTCTGATTTTTTTAACTTGCATACTTTATACCAAGGATTGCGCTTGAAGACGTTTAACAATGCCAGTGACTTAATTAGTGATTATGTAGATAATGAAAAAATCCAAAAACTATTAGCGTTTCAAACGTTATATATAGGTATTGATCCTAAAAGAACGCCTTCATTATATACCATGATACCGATGGTCGAAATGATGTTTGGCGTACATTACATCAAAGGTGGCATGTATCAATATACTAAAGCACTAGAACAACTTAATTATGATTTAGGTACGGAAATTATTACCGAAGCACCTATCGATGAAATTATTATTGATTCTAGATATAAGCGTGCCGAAGGACTAAAGGTAAATGGTGAAATTAAGAAATTTGATAAAATTTTATGTACGGCAGATTTTCCTTATGCAGTTCAAAATCTAATTTCAGAACCTAATGCTTTAAAAAATTATAGTACTGACAAAATAGAAAAAATGGATTACTCATGTTCTGCATTTTTACTCTATATGGGTATAGATAAAGACTTATCTGACGATATATTAATTCATAATGTTATTTTTTCTGAAGGATTTGATCAAAATATCGATGAGATTTTCAATGGGAAAATGCCAGAAGATCCATCTATTTATGTTTATGCACCTAGTGTGGTAGATCCATCATTAGCACCACAGGGTAAAACAGCTCTCTATATATTAATGCCGATTTCCGAACTGAAAATAGGCGAAATGGACTGGTCTAATCCTGAGACGATTGAGCACACTAAGCAATTAATTTATAATAAGCTTAGTACGATTGATAGTTTAAAAGATGTACAAGAACATATTGAAACTGAAATTGCTTTTACACCGCAAGATTTCGAATCACGATATAATGCTAAGTTTGGCTCGGCGTTTGGTTTAATGCCAACATTGGCACAAAGTAACTATTATCGTCCTCCAAATGTGAGCTGGGATTATGATAATTTATACTTTGCAGGTGCGAGTGCCCATCCAGGTTCTGGCGTGCCGATTGTATTAACAAGTGCAAAAATCACAGTAGAGGCTATGTTAGAAGATATTGAGTAA
- a CDS encoding pyridoxamine 5'-phosphate oxidase family protein, protein MNKTQVLNEVEKILNTSRVGVLSTAHNNVPNSRYMVFYNDDLTLYTKTNIDSTKVSEFEDNPRAHILLGYDDTNNRSFLEIDAQVEVINDQATIDWLWETQDKTFFDSKDDPELCVLKVTPNSIKIMNDDAIDSPQTINFD, encoded by the coding sequence ATGAATAAAACACAAGTATTAAATGAAGTTGAAAAAATATTAAATACTTCTAGAGTAGGCGTATTATCAACAGCACATAATAACGTTCCAAATAGTCGTTACATGGTATTTTACAATGATGACTTAACTTTATATACGAAAACAAATATTGATTCTACAAAAGTAAGTGAATTTGAAGATAACCCACGCGCTCATATATTACTTGGTTATGATGACACGAACAATCGCAGTTTCTTAGAAATTGACGCTCAAGTGGAAGTCATCAATGATCAAGCTACTATTGACTGGCTATGGGAAACACAAGACAAAACATTCTTCGATTCAAAAGATGACCCAGAGTTATGTGTACTTAAAGTGACTCCAAACTCAATCAAAATAATGAACGATGATGCAATAGATTCACCACAAACAATCAATTTTGATTAA
- a CDS encoding phytoene desaturase family protein, whose amino-acid sequence MNNQHVAVIGGGLGGISAAIRMAQEGYQVDLYEQNKHIGGKVNRLETEGFGFDLGPSILTMPKIFQQLFSYSNKQLADYVEIQRLDLQIRNFYPDATVIDLFESVDTTIDNNATLDEQDRQELTRFFDYAQKIHRITEKGYFGKGLDTIPELIKFHGPINSLRQFDFFSTMQQAINKRVSSPYLRQMLGYFIKYVGSSAYDAPAVLTLLPQMQHEQGLWYVKGGIHKLVEALEQLAKEEGVNIHLNNKIKHLSHNQNRVSSIVLEDGHIVYADYIISNMEVIPVYRDLLHFKQEVIDKLETKFEPASSGYVMHLGVNKKYPALKHHNFFFSGDAEINYDEVFKEYQLPSDPTIYVVNVNKTDESQAPDGYENIKVLPHIPYLQEQPFSVEQYALFRERILEKLENMGLDNLREHIIYEDIWTPHDIESTYSSNKGAIYGVVSDKKKNHGFKFPKHSQYYDNLYFVGGSVNPGPGMPMVTLSGMQVADKILKADRK is encoded by the coding sequence ATGAATAATCAGCATGTGGCAGTCATTGGTGGTGGCTTAGGAGGCATAAGCGCTGCTATTAGAATGGCTCAAGAAGGTTATCAAGTCGATTTGTATGAGCAAAACAAACATATTGGAGGTAAAGTAAATAGACTTGAAACAGAAGGTTTTGGATTTGATTTAGGACCATCTATATTAACGATGCCTAAAATATTTCAACAGCTATTCAGTTATAGTAACAAGCAGCTCGCAGATTATGTCGAAATTCAACGATTAGATTTGCAAATACGCAACTTTTATCCTGATGCAACGGTCATTGATTTATTTGAATCTGTCGATACAACAATAGACAATAATGCAACCTTAGATGAACAAGATCGCCAAGAGTTAACTCGTTTTTTTGATTATGCACAAAAAATACATCGAATAACTGAAAAAGGGTATTTTGGCAAAGGATTAGATACCATTCCTGAATTGATTAAATTTCATGGTCCAATTAACTCTCTAAGGCAGTTTGATTTCTTTTCAACGATGCAACAAGCCATTAATAAGCGAGTAAGTAGTCCATATTTAAGACAGATGTTGGGTTATTTTATTAAATATGTTGGATCTTCAGCATATGATGCGCCGGCTGTTTTAACTTTATTGCCTCAAATGCAACATGAACAAGGATTGTGGTACGTGAAGGGGGGAATTCATAAGTTAGTCGAAGCTTTAGAACAGTTAGCCAAAGAAGAAGGCGTAAATATTCATTTGAATAATAAAATAAAACATCTATCTCATAATCAAAATAGAGTCAGTTCCATTGTGTTAGAAGATGGTCATATCGTATATGCCGACTATATTATTTCAAATATGGAAGTCATACCGGTTTATCGAGATTTATTACATTTTAAACAAGAAGTTATTGATAAACTTGAAACTAAATTTGAACCAGCCAGTTCTGGTTACGTGATGCATCTTGGCGTAAATAAAAAATATCCAGCTCTTAAGCATCATAACTTTTTCTTTTCTGGCGACGCCGAAATTAATTATGATGAGGTATTTAAAGAATATCAGCTACCATCAGATCCCACGATTTACGTTGTAAATGTAAATAAGACCGATGAAAGCCAAGCGCCTGATGGTTATGAAAATATTAAAGTTTTACCTCATATTCCTTATCTACAAGAACAACCATTTTCAGTAGAACAATATGCGCTATTTCGTGAACGCATATTAGAAAAACTTGAAAATATGGGTTTAGATAATTTAAGGGAACATATTATATATGAAGATATTTGGACACCTCATGACATAGAAAGTACTTATAGCTCTAATAAGGGAGCAATATATGGCGTTGTTTCCGATAAAAAGAAAAATCATGGCTTTAAGTTTCCAAAACATAGTCAGTATTACGATAATTTATATTTTGTTGGTGGTTCAGTCAATCCAGGCCCAGGTATGCCAATGGTAACTCTTAGTGGTATGCAAGTGGCGGATAAAATACTAAAAGCCGATAGAAAGTAG
- a CDS encoding DUF1440 domain-containing protein, with translation MTNISCKRILLTGLAGGLVGGMVKMGWESIVPPRTPQRDEAPPPVTMMKKFKVPNSIQNYTVTYNENEIPLAVMGIHYGFSVANAFAYAMLAERCNKITLGKGLVFGVAIHVIFHEWVLPKLKLTPKANELPIQEHVSELLGHIIWMNSIELFRNAVK, from the coding sequence ATGACGAATATTTCTTGCAAACGTATTTTACTAACTGGTTTAGCAGGTGGTTTAGTTGGTGGTATGGTTAAAATGGGTTGGGAGAGCATTGTTCCACCTAGGACCCCACAACGCGATGAAGCGCCGCCTCCAGTAACTATGATGAAAAAGTTTAAGGTACCAAATAGTATTCAAAACTATACAGTTACGTATAATGAAAATGAAATACCGCTTGCGGTAATGGGAATTCATTATGGTTTTTCTGTTGCTAATGCGTTCGCTTATGCAATGCTAGCTGAAAGATGTAATAAAATTACTTTAGGTAAAGGTTTAGTATTTGGTGTTGCTATCCACGTTATATTTCATGAATGGGTATTACCGAAATTAAAACTAACGCCTAAAGCAAATGAATTACCGATACAAGAACATGTTTCTGAACTATTAGGACACATTATTTGGATGAATAGTATTGAGTTATTCAGAAATGCAGTTAAATAA
- a CDS encoding DUF969 domain-containing protein, translating into MEWLKLIGIVIIIVGFLLKIDTIAVVLIAAIVTGLVSGMDFTDILSTLGKAFTDNRLVTLFLLTLPMVGLIERYGLKQQASKLIGKINKVTSGRLMTVYLGVRELAGLASIRIGGHPQFVRPLINPMVQGALRTRFKLNNKQVDDKDVELIKAQTSAMENYGNFFGQNLFVGGAGVLLMVGTFKSLKINVDAVDLALASVPIAIITFIIVWLNNIRIDRYFQRKYEQKEVTKDE; encoded by the coding sequence ATGGAATGGTTGAAATTGATTGGCATAGTCATTATTATCGTTGGCTTTTTACTAAAAATTGACACGATTGCAGTCGTATTAATAGCGGCAATAGTGACGGGCCTTGTGTCTGGAATGGATTTCACAGATATTTTGTCTACGTTAGGTAAAGCCTTCACAGACAATAGGTTAGTGACACTATTTTTACTCACATTACCTATGGTTGGTTTAATCGAGCGTTATGGGTTAAAACAACAAGCTTCTAAGCTTATCGGTAAGATTAATAAGGTTACAAGTGGTAGGTTAATGACCGTCTATTTAGGTGTTAGAGAACTTGCAGGATTAGCGTCTATTAGAATTGGAGGGCATCCTCAATTTGTGCGGCCATTAATTAATCCGATGGTGCAAGGTGCTTTGCGCACACGTTTTAAGTTGAACAATAAACAAGTAGATGACAAAGACGTCGAACTTATTAAAGCTCAAACTTCAGCAATGGAAAATTATGGTAATTTCTTTGGTCAAAATTTATTCGTTGGCGGCGCTGGTGTTTTATTAATGGTAGGTACATTTAAATCATTAAAAATTAATGTCGATGCGGTTGATTTGGCTTTAGCATCGGTACCAATTGCGATTATTACGTTCATTATAGTGTGGTTGAATAATATACGTATCGATCGTTATTTTCAACGTAAATATGAACAAAAAGAGGTGACGAAAGATGAGTAG